The Pseudanabaena galeata CCNP1313 genome includes a region encoding these proteins:
- a CDS encoding C39 family peptidase codes for MSAITTLNRPHGASKKTQDQPQDLVAATSGSSQPIQLPDTGAQNDGWSCGPNSAARILRYYGHDVNYATVRAATDKKLFLPQKFRNPLNNQWIEVRTGTPPQTLQQVMQRWEGDRVKKSPKTSFNRLINLVRSGKPAIALVRVGGLSMPYIGSIPYLHWIVVTGADPVSQQIYYTDTNSQTYALSYQDFQARWNLGLDRDVSGAIASVLKNNGVEARTIVWVDK; via the coding sequence ATGTCAGCAATTACCACACTCAATCGTCCCCATGGCGCATCAAAAAAAACTCAGGATCAACCTCAGGATTTAGTTGCTGCTACCAGTGGCTCATCTCAACCAATTCAACTGCCCGATACAGGCGCACAAAATGACGGCTGGAGTTGTGGACCTAATTCGGCGGCGCGGATATTACGTTATTACGGGCATGATGTTAACTATGCAACAGTTCGAGCCGCGACGGACAAAAAACTATTTTTGCCGCAAAAATTTCGCAATCCTTTGAATAACCAATGGATTGAGGTGCGAACAGGCACACCGCCGCAGACATTGCAACAGGTCATGCAGCGTTGGGAAGGTGATCGCGTTAAAAAATCTCCAAAGACTAGTTTTAATCGGCTGATTAATTTAGTGCGATCGGGTAAACCTGCGATCGCTTTGGTGCGAGTTGGCGGTTTATCCATGCCCTATATCGGCTCAATCCCTTATTTGCACTGGATCGTTGTGACGGGGGCTGATCCAGTAAGCCAACAAATTTATTACACAGATACCAATAGTCAAACCTATGCTCTGTCCTATCAAGATTTTCAGGCAAGATGGAATTTGGGCTTAGATCGCGATGTGAGTGGGGCGATCGCGAGTGTTCTTAAAAATAATGGTGTAGAGGCGAGAACCATCGTATGGGTAGATAAATAA
- a CDS encoding tetratricopeptide repeat protein, with protein sequence MIKTAITKIALVGFFPLMCSFAPALDPIALAQTSPNQTTQISQSDPLANTPLKLVERANSLREQNQLDRALTLYRQAIAASPELVPAYYGLGVTLRQKGDIQGAIEAHRQAILIDKSYTPAYYGLGIALYQKGDANGAIEAYDQFIQLSKADTNLAPVYYNLGLAHERKNNLQGAITSFRKAIEFDPKYALAHNGLGTVLRRQGNRQEAIAAYRKAIELAPQYAVAHFALGISLYEDRDYTGAIDAYKRVTTLDPNFPNVHYNLGLAYNQSNDRPNAIATFRKAAQQDPRNADIYAALGSALLREENIPEAAEAFRRSTELNPRVASTFNGLGLALRRQGDLEGAIAAYEKSITINPRYAAAYNNLGRVLSDQNRTSEAVAAFRQAIAIDTKNAVAYSNLGNLLRSQGNSDEAIDAFQKTIAIGKEDLWVDYTSLGLAYADRGRLGEAQAAYFKALSLNPTFAKAHFGLGALYTLKGEVSNAIRSYQEALKLYEENRDAEWIKRTQQAIQALQGIT encoded by the coding sequence ATGATCAAAACCGCAATTACGAAGATCGCATTAGTGGGCTTTTTCCCGCTAATGTGTAGTTTCGCTCCTGCTCTTGACCCGATCGCCTTAGCTCAAACATCACCTAATCAAACGACTCAAATTTCCCAGAGCGATCCACTAGCCAACACACCACTTAAGTTGGTAGAAAGAGCTAACTCGTTAAGGGAACAAAATCAACTTGATCGCGCCCTGACACTCTATCGTCAAGCGATCGCTGCGAGTCCAGAGTTAGTGCCTGCTTACTATGGTTTGGGTGTGACGTTGCGCCAAAAGGGGGATATTCAAGGTGCAATCGAAGCTCACCGCCAAGCGATTCTAATCGATAAAAGTTATACGCCTGCCTATTATGGTCTGGGGATAGCCCTGTATCAAAAGGGTGATGCCAATGGGGCGATCGAAGCCTATGACCAGTTTATTCAGCTTAGTAAAGCGGATACGAATCTTGCCCCTGTTTATTACAATTTGGGGTTAGCCCACGAGCGTAAAAATAATCTTCAGGGAGCAATTACCTCTTTTCGCAAGGCTATAGAGTTTGATCCGAAATATGCCCTTGCTCACAATGGTCTAGGTACAGTACTACGTCGGCAAGGTAATCGCCAAGAGGCGATCGCTGCTTATCGTAAGGCAATCGAGCTTGCGCCCCAGTATGCGGTTGCCCATTTTGCCCTAGGGATCTCGCTGTATGAAGATCGTGACTATACAGGCGCAATTGATGCTTATAAGCGGGTAACTACGCTTGATCCGAATTTCCCGAATGTTCATTACAATCTTGGCTTGGCTTATAACCAGTCAAATGATCGCCCCAATGCGATCGCCACATTCCGCAAAGCTGCCCAACAAGATCCCCGTAATGCCGATATTTATGCGGCTCTAGGTAGCGCTCTATTGCGTGAGGAAAATATTCCTGAAGCAGCCGAAGCCTTTAGACGCAGTACTGAACTAAATCCGAGAGTTGCTAGTACCTTCAACGGGCTAGGGCTGGCTCTACGTCGTCAAGGCGATCTCGAAGGGGCGATCGCCGCCTATGAGAAATCGATCACGATTAACCCTAGATATGCAGCCGCTTACAATAATCTTGGACGGGTTTTGTCTGATCAAAATCGTACTTCTGAGGCAGTTGCTGCATTTCGTCAAGCGATCGCCATTGATACAAAGAATGCTGTGGCTTATAGCAATCTTGGCAATTTATTGCGCTCTCAGGGCAATAGTGACGAAGCGATTGATGCTTTTCAGAAAACCATTGCGATTGGTAAAGAAGATTTATGGGTGGACTACACCAGTTTAGGGTTAGCTTATGCTGATCGCGGTCGCCTTGGCGAAGCTCAAGCTGCCTATTTCAAGGCTCTATCTTTAAATCCTACCTTTGCGAAGGCACATTTCGGGCTAGGCGCTTTGTATACGCTTAAGGGTGAGGTAAGTAATGCAATTCGCTCTTACCAAGAGGCTTTAAAGCTATACGAAGAAAATCGTGATGCCGAATGGATCAAGCGGACACAACAAGCAATCCAAGCATTGCAAGGGATTACCTAA
- a CDS encoding slr1601 family putative cell division protein has product MVAKRDLSPHFSTPKQAPRSQGKYRRNDVVNMYSRSNHSASSNLASFNGASDYSEAVAQNVQRKREKYCRTKATESIIVIAVNLALSLAAIAAITKLLPYQSSQKDRLDEITTEVNSTEQRVKGLREKLPQTLNSGKNQEMLLRKQGWIKNNQVTIKLLDPSEVASPNSDGVMPSTTTAQKYNNRQKP; this is encoded by the coding sequence ATGGTTGCCAAACGAGACTTATCTCCACATTTTTCAACACCTAAACAAGCCCCGCGATCGCAGGGTAAGTACAGGCGAAATGATGTTGTGAATATGTATTCACGCAGCAACCATTCTGCCTCTAGCAATCTTGCATCTTTTAATGGCGCTAGTGACTACAGTGAAGCAGTTGCTCAGAATGTCCAACGTAAAAGAGAAAAATATTGCCGAACTAAAGCAACTGAGTCAATCATTGTCATTGCCGTGAACTTAGCTTTGTCTCTTGCGGCGATCGCGGCGATTACTAAATTACTTCCCTATCAGTCCTCACAAAAAGATCGTCTCGACGAGATTACAACAGAGGTAAACTCGACCGAGCAAAGGGTTAAGGGTCTACGAGAAAAATTACCCCAAACTTTAAATTCTGGGAAGAATCAGGAAATGTTACTGAGAAAACAGGGTTGGATCAAAAATAATCAAGTGACGATTAAGCTACTCGATCCATCTGAAGTTGCCTCACCAAATAGTGATGGCGTAATGCCTAGTACTACCACAGCTCAAAAATACAACAACCGTCAAAAGCCATAA
- a CDS encoding cupredoxin domain-containing protein yields MRHSFKIFSQVLSIWIFVISFLVISPNLAIAAPTNTPIKIASVDFTKQTAIEVKVSLSNTANELKFIPDRFTFESGKRYKLLLNNSSGLKHYFTSKDFADAIWTQNVVAGNVEVKGNIRELELRPNTTAAWTFIPIKSGTYELHCAIAGHSEAGMRGLITIQPSA; encoded by the coding sequence ATGCGCCACAGTTTCAAAATTTTTAGCCAAGTTTTGAGTATTTGGATATTTGTGATTAGCTTTTTGGTTATTAGTCCCAATTTGGCGATCGCAGCACCAACCAATACACCAATCAAAATTGCATCAGTGGATTTCACCAAACAAACGGCGATCGAGGTGAAAGTCAGTCTGAGTAACACTGCTAATGAACTGAAATTTATTCCCGATCGCTTCACCTTTGAGTCGGGCAAACGCTACAAGTTGTTACTGAACAATTCTAGCGGCTTGAAACATTACTTCACGAGCAAAGATTTTGCTGATGCGATCTGGACACAAAATGTCGTCGCGGGTAACGTGGAAGTTAAAGGCAATATTCGCGAACTCGAACTACGCCCAAATACCACTGCTGCATGGACTTTTATCCCCATCAAATCTGGGACCTATGAGTTACATTGCGCGATCGCTGGTCATTCGGAAGCAGGGATGCGCGGGCTAATTACAATTCAACCGAGTGCATAA
- a CDS encoding glycosyltransferase family 2 protein, with product MLEQITPLILTYNESLNIGRTLERLTWAERIVIIDSFSDDKTLEIVNNYPQVEVFQRQFDHFAEQCNYGISQVRTEWILSLDADYLLSAELIEELCLLTDRLTKDAYFAKFKYCVFGQPLRGTLLPPRKVLYRKDKAIYIEDGHAHRVQIVGESGYLAGYISHDDRKPLSRWLQSQDRYLSIEAQKLLTTPSSKLSFGDRLRKQKVIAPIVILFYCLILKGGILDGWAGWYYAWQRTLAEILLAIRLIELESHK from the coding sequence ATGCTAGAACAAATCACGCCATTAATTCTTACTTACAATGAATCTTTAAATATTGGCAGAACATTAGAGCGATTAACATGGGCAGAAAGAATAGTTATAATCGATAGCTTTAGTGATGATAAAACTCTGGAGATTGTGAATAATTATCCACAAGTGGAAGTTTTTCAGCGTCAATTTGATCATTTTGCAGAGCAATGTAATTATGGAATATCACAAGTTAGGACTGAATGGATACTTTCATTAGATGCAGATTATCTTCTTAGTGCTGAATTGATTGAAGAGTTATGTTTATTAACTGATCGCCTAACTAAAGATGCGTACTTTGCTAAATTTAAATATTGTGTGTTTGGTCAACCTTTACGTGGAACTCTACTACCTCCCCGCAAAGTTTTATACCGCAAAGACAAAGCTATTTATATAGAAGATGGACATGCTCATCGAGTTCAAATTGTTGGAGAATCTGGGTATTTAGCTGGATATATAAGCCATGACGATCGCAAGCCATTAAGTCGCTGGTTACAGTCTCAAGATCGGTATTTATCAATTGAAGCTCAGAAATTATTAACAACACCAAGTAGCAAATTAAGTTTTGGCGATCGCCTTCGCAAGCAAAAGGTGATTGCGCCAATTGTAATTTTGTTTTACTGCTTAATTCTCAAGGGTGGAATTTTGGATGGTTGGGCAGGTTGGTATTATGCTTGGCAAAGAACGTTAGCTGAAATTTTATTGGCAATTCGTTTAATTGAGTTAGAAAGCCATAAATAA
- a CDS encoding glycosyltransferase, whose amino-acid sequence MKVLHIIPSVATVRGGPSQAVIEMVSALRSQGVDAEIATTNDNGKDLLDVPLYELTNQLAEYGHVPIRFFPRFSPNIHAVREFAFSRSLTTWLWQHITEYDLVHVHAIFSYASTIVMAIARIKKVPYINRPLGQLCTWSMQQSKVRKQIYLKLIERSNLLHSQALHFTAQQELEEFNLLKLNIPSFVLPHGVKVPDLISDAQERVRKLLQIPDRFPILLFMSRIHPKKGLEYLIAALSKLKEYNFALVIAGSGEPIYVQQIQDLLVTHGLRERTHLVGFVEGETKNLYLQGADLFALTSHSENFGIAAIESLASGTPVLITDGVAIATMVQEQAIGYVTKLEINVIASTIQDFFEHPHIAKQKGDRAQQYIADHYAWDKIAQKLITTYSIFQASEVQRFVSPPKAGKQTRTSPD is encoded by the coding sequence TTGAAAGTTCTCCATATCATTCCCTCTGTAGCAACAGTACGCGGTGGTCCTAGCCAAGCGGTGATTGAAATGGTGAGCGCTTTGCGATCGCAAGGAGTAGATGCGGAAATAGCAACTACTAATGACAATGGCAAAGATTTACTAGATGTACCTCTATATGAACTTACCAATCAGTTAGCTGAGTATGGGCATGTACCGATTCGTTTCTTTCCTCGGTTTTCGCCAAATATACATGCGGTGCGAGAGTTTGCCTTTTCGCGATCGCTGACAACTTGGCTATGGCAACACATTACTGAATATGATCTAGTTCATGTCCATGCAATTTTTTCCTATGCTTCGACAATTGTCATGGCGATCGCCCGTATTAAAAAAGTTCCTTACATCAATCGTCCTTTAGGACAACTCTGTACATGGTCGATGCAGCAAAGTAAGGTACGCAAACAAATATATTTGAAGTTGATTGAACGTTCTAATTTATTGCATAGTCAAGCACTCCATTTCACGGCTCAACAGGAACTAGAAGAATTCAATCTATTGAAGCTCAATATTCCTAGTTTTGTCTTGCCTCATGGAGTAAAGGTTCCAGATCTAATTTCTGATGCTCAAGAGAGAGTCCGCAAACTTCTGCAAATCCCCGATCGCTTTCCTATTCTTCTCTTTATGTCTCGCATCCATCCTAAAAAAGGATTGGAATACTTGATTGCGGCACTTAGTAAATTAAAAGAATACAATTTTGCCTTAGTGATCGCAGGAAGTGGCGAACCTATCTATGTACAACAGATTCAAGATTTGTTAGTAACTCATGGTCTAAGAGAGCGAACGCATTTAGTCGGTTTTGTGGAAGGTGAAACCAAAAATTTATATCTCCAAGGTGCAGATTTATTTGCACTTACTTCTCATTCTGAGAATTTCGGTATTGCGGCGATCGAGTCTCTTGCATCTGGTACACCTGTGTTGATTACCGATGGAGTCGCGATCGCGACGATGGTACAAGAACAGGCGATCGGTTATGTTACTAAATTAGAGATTAATGTGATCGCTTCTACAATTCAAGATTTTTTCGAGCATCCCCACATTGCTAAACAAAAAGGCGATCGCGCCCAGCAATATATTGCTGATCATTATGCTTGGGATAAAATAGCTCAAAAGCTAATCACCACATATAGCATTTTTCAAGCAAGCGAGGTACAAAGGTTTGTTTCCCCGCCGAAGGCGGGGAAACAAACCCGTACTTCACCAGACTGA
- the psaM gene encoding photosystem I reaction center subunit XII, translating to MNLSDAQVFTALVVALFPAVLAALLGSALSNS from the coding sequence ATGAATCTTTCAGATGCTCAAGTTTTTACAGCATTGGTAGTTGCACTGTTCCCCGCAGTATTGGCAGCTCTATTGGGTTCTGCGCTTTCTAACTCGTAG
- a CDS encoding DUF29 domain-containing protein, translating into MTLTIVAKSLYESDYLLWTHDTVAKLKTRDFAHVDLENLIEEIESLGKSEKKEIRSRLTTLLAHLLKRIYVDMPDCFNGWENTITEQRTEIEFVLADSPSLKTLWDDTFDVAFRAALRNVQKEYSKKGYQFPDQWQFGNDIDTMLNVDFWE; encoded by the coding sequence ATGACACTAACAATCGTTGCTAAATCTCTATATGAGTCTGACTATTTACTCTGGACTCACGACACCGTAGCGAAGCTAAAGACTAGGGACTTTGCTCATGTGGACTTAGAAAATTTAATAGAGGAGATTGAGAGTTTGGGTAAGTCGGAGAAAAAGGAGATAAGAAGCCGCTTAACAACCTTGCTTGCACATTTGCTCAAACGTATATATGTCGATATGCCTGACTGTTTCAATGGTTGGGAAAATACTATCACTGAGCAAAGAACTGAGATCGAGTTTGTCCTTGCTGACTCACCGAGTTTAAAAACCTTGTGGGATGATACTTTTGACGTTGCTTTTCGTGCTGCATTGCGAAATGTACAAAAGGAATATTCAAAAAAGGGGTATCAATTTCCTGATCAATGGCAGTTTGGAAACGACATTGACACGATGCTGAATGTTGATTTCTGGGAATAG
- a CDS encoding branched-chain amino acid ABC transporter permease, with protein sequence MDFSVFLQQFLNGLSIGSVYAIFALGYTLVFSILGIINFAHGAVFTLGAYFTYVLCGGAFGFNGLLANLSLPKELHLPFFVAIFISSILAGGVSVLIERVAFRPLRDRHADPLLTLVSSLGVAVVIVNTIQYLVGAESYNFPANIYGSLPPAINFGTIDKPINIRTVQIVIFGVSGLILAILTYGINFTKLGKAMKAVAEDAVTASLLGINTDFFILLTFFVSGFLGGLAGTLVGSSVSISGPYFGIGFGLKGLAVIVLGGLGNIPGAVVGGVILGLAESFVPSDQSAYKDAVAFALLFIVLLVRPQGLLGKTFVQKV encoded by the coding sequence ATGGACTTTTCGGTATTTTTACAGCAGTTTTTAAATGGCTTGTCGATAGGCAGTGTTTACGCCATCTTTGCCCTCGGCTACACATTAGTATTCTCGATTTTAGGAATCATTAACTTTGCCCATGGTGCAGTGTTTACGCTCGGAGCCTATTTTACCTATGTACTGTGCGGCGGTGCGTTTGGATTTAATGGACTCCTTGCCAACTTATCTTTACCCAAAGAACTACATTTACCTTTTTTTGTTGCCATTTTCATCAGCAGCATCCTCGCAGGAGGAGTAAGTGTCCTAATCGAGCGCGTCGCCTTCCGACCTTTACGCGATCGCCACGCTGACCCCTTGCTTACCTTAGTTTCTAGCTTGGGCGTAGCCGTAGTCATCGTCAATACAATCCAATATCTGGTGGGAGCAGAAAGCTATAACTTCCCTGCCAATATTTACGGTAGCTTGCCCCCAGCGATAAATTTCGGCACAATCGATAAACCAATCAACATTCGCACCGTCCAAATTGTCATTTTTGGAGTGTCAGGACTAATTTTAGCAATTCTCACCTATGGGATTAATTTCACCAAGCTGGGCAAAGCTATGAAAGCCGTGGCTGAAGATGCAGTTACTGCTAGTCTTTTGGGCATAAACACCGACTTTTTTATTCTGCTTACCTTTTTCGTCTCAGGTTTTTTAGGTGGTCTCGCAGGAACTCTAGTTGGCTCCAGTGTCAGTATTTCTGGCCCCTATTTTGGGATTGGCTTTGGATTAAAAGGACTAGCCGTAATTGTCTTAGGTGGGCTAGGCAATATCCCTGGAGCCGTCGTTGGTGGCGTTATCTTAGGGCTAGCTGAGTCCTTTGTCCCCTCCGATCAGTCAGCCTATAAAGATGCTGTAGCTTTTGCTTTACTGTTTATCGTCTTACTTGTACGCCCCCAAGGACTGCTTGGCAAAACTTTTGTTCAGAAAGTGTAG
- a CDS encoding Uma2 family endonuclease, with protein sequence MIATPVKTLTLDLFLQLPETKPASEYINNKVTQKIMPKGRHSRLQGKLCQEINQVSELPKLAYAFPELRCTFDGSSIVPDIAVFEWRNIPFLADGEIPDNFNLAPDWIIEILSPDQNANKVIGKILHSLQHGSKLGWFLDPSDRSILVFQPNQQPILMANSDRLPSLEIIPLELTVEVIFSWLKMES encoded by the coding sequence ATGATTGCAACACCTGTTAAAACTCTTACTCTAGATCTGTTTCTGCAATTGCCAGAGACTAAACCTGCTAGCGAATATATTAATAATAAGGTTACTCAAAAAATTATGCCAAAAGGTCGGCACAGTAGATTACAAGGTAAACTTTGCCAAGAAATTAATCAAGTTTCTGAATTGCCAAAACTTGCCTATGCTTTCCCAGAGCTAAGATGTACCTTTGATGGTAGTTCAATTGTGCCAGATATCGCAGTTTTTGAATGGCGGAATATTCCATTTCTTGCAGATGGTGAAATTCCTGATAACTTTAATCTTGCACCAGACTGGATCATTGAAATTCTCTCGCCTGATCAGAATGCTAACAAAGTTATCGGTAAGATTTTGCATAGTCTTCAGCATGGCAGCAAATTAGGATGGTTTCTTGATCCTAGCGATCGCAGTATTCTTGTGTTTCAGCCAAATCAACAGCCTATACTAATGGCAAATAGCGATCGCTTACCAAGTTTAGAAATAATTCCTTTAGAGCTAACAGTTGAAGTTATATTTAGCTGGTTAAAAATGGAGAGTTAG
- the fabG gene encoding 3-oxoacyl-[acyl-carrier-protein] reductase, which translates to MGFLEGQVAIVTGASRGIGRAIAVALAAEGAKVVVNYASSASAAEEVVAEIKSKGGEAIAFHADVSHEAQVESLLKSAIDAWGRIDVLVNNAGITRDTLLLRMKLEDWQAVIDLNLTGVFLATRAVSKVMLKQKSGRIINIASVAGQMGNPGQGNYSAAKAGVIGFTKTVAKEMASRGITVNAVAPGFIATDMTADLKNIDDILKFIPLGRYGQPEEIAGMVRFLAADPAAAYITGQVFNVDGGMVMA; encoded by the coding sequence ATGGGATTTTTAGAAGGTCAGGTGGCGATCGTTACAGGTGCATCTAGGGGCATTGGACGTGCGATCGCCGTTGCACTTGCGGCTGAAGGTGCAAAAGTCGTGGTTAACTATGCCAGTTCTGCTAGCGCCGCCGAAGAAGTTGTAGCCGAAATTAAGAGCAAAGGTGGTGAGGCGATCGCCTTTCATGCCGATGTGTCCCACGAAGCACAAGTGGAGAGCTTACTCAAATCCGCGATCGATGCATGGGGACGCATAGATGTTTTGGTGAATAATGCTGGCATTACTCGCGATACCCTTTTGCTGCGGATGAAGCTAGAAGACTGGCAAGCCGTAATCGACCTCAACCTGACAGGCGTATTTCTTGCTACCCGTGCTGTCTCCAAAGTGATGCTCAAGCAAAAATCAGGTCGCATTATTAATATTGCCTCCGTCGCTGGGCAAATGGGTAACCCCGGACAAGGAAACTACAGTGCCGCTAAGGCTGGAGTAATTGGCTTTACTAAAACCGTTGCTAAGGAAATGGCAAGCCGTGGCATTACTGTGAATGCAGTAGCCCCCGGATTCATTGCTACAGATATGACCGCAGATCTCAAGAATATCGACGATATTCTCAAATTTATTCCCCTTGGTCGCTATGGTCAACCTGAAGAAATTGCAGGAATGGTGAGATTCCTAGCGGCTGACCCTGCGGCGGCTTATATTACTGGACAAGTCTTTAATGTCGATGGCGGCATGGTCATGGCTTAA
- a CDS encoding class I SAM-dependent methyltransferase, translating to MYQLCQMMNTNSTCEYFYKTAESGHHHHYIFPALKKLLSKIKTNEHRQLRVLDIGCGNGSLSNLIAKEGYEVVGIEESLSGFTTAINSFPECKFIHANLYDIPYSDLGGDFDIVISAEVIEHLAYPRELIKSAKKCLKSNGLLILTTPYHGYFKNLALALTGKMDNHFTVLWDGGHIKFFSVKTLTKLLITEGFNNYQFEFAGRFPYLWKSMLVLASF from the coding sequence ATATATCAACTATGTCAAATGATGAATACAAACTCAACTTGCGAATACTTCTATAAAACTGCTGAATCTGGTCATCATCATCATTATATTTTTCCTGCTCTAAAAAAACTATTGAGTAAAATCAAGACAAATGAGCATAGACAGCTACGAGTATTAGATATAGGTTGTGGGAATGGAAGCTTAAGTAACTTAATTGCTAAAGAAGGCTATGAAGTTGTGGGAATTGAAGAATCCCTGTCAGGATTTACTACTGCAATTAATAGCTTTCCAGAATGCAAATTTATTCATGCCAATTTATATGATATTCCATACTCTGATTTAGGAGGAGATTTTGATATTGTTATCTCTGCTGAAGTCATTGAACATTTAGCATATCCAAGAGAGCTAATTAAATCTGCTAAGAAATGTTTAAAGTCTAATGGATTATTGATTTTAACAACGCCTTATCATGGATACTTTAAGAATCTAGCTCTTGCTCTAACTGGTAAAATGGATAATCATTTTACTGTGCTATGGGATGGTGGACATATCAAGTTCTTTTCTGTAAAGACTCTAACAAAGTTGCTAATTACAGAAGGATTTAACAATTATCAATTTGAGTTTGCTGGTAGATTCCCCTATTTATGGAAGTCTATGTTAGTTTTGGCATCCTTTTAG